One window from the genome of Hydractinia symbiolongicarpus strain clone_291-10 chromosome 1, HSymV2.1, whole genome shotgun sequence encodes:
- the LOC130614237 gene encoding uncharacterized protein LOC130614237, with protein sequence FYCLRFVSRAKPQPPALLSSIVTSSLTSTSSLISTSSLTVTSSLTATSSVTPKSSLTPTSSLTSTSSLTPTSSLTPTSSLTPTSSLTAISSLTATSSLTPTSSLTPTSSLTATSSPTSTSSLTPTSSPAATSSPAATSSLAATSSLAATSSPAATSSLTATSSLTATSSPTLPAISSLTVTPSPTETFLYHLLLHNKDATFCCQEPFMKALHMKTAPNIDHKKINENGNVKRENQ encoded by the coding sequence ttttattgtcttcGTTTTGTTTCTCGTGCAAAACCGCAACCACCAGCATTATTATCATCAATTGTAACATCATCACTAACTTCCACATCATCACTGATTTCCACATCATCACTGACTGTAACATCATCGCTGACTGCAACATCATCAGTGACTCCAAAATCATCACTGACTCCAACATCATCACTGACTTCAACATCATCACTGACTCCAACATCATCACTGACTCCAACATCATCACTGACTCCAACATCATCACTGACTGCAATATCATCACTGACTGCAACATCATCACTGACTCCAACATCATCACTGACTCCAACATCATCACTGACTGCAACATCATCACCAACTTCAACATCATCACTGACTCCAACATCATCACCGGCTGCAACATCATCACCGGCTGCAACATCATCACTGGCTGCAACATCATCACTGGCTGCAACATCATCACCGGCTGCAACATCATCACTGACTGCAACATCATCACTGACTGCAACATCATCACCTACACTACCTGCAATATCCTCACTAACTGTAACACCATCACCAACTGAAACATTTTTGTATCACTTGTTATTACACAACAAGGACGCGACCTTTTGTTGTCAAGAACCTTTTATGAAAGCCCTTCATATGAAAACCGCGCCAAACATtgatcacaaaaaaataaacgaaaacgGCAACGTGAAACGTGAAAaccaataa
- the LOC130647779 gene encoding T-box transcription factor TBX19-like, giving the protein METSTLVHQNSLERSDFSMDSILMNNNKRKKLITAEEEMCATEMLTKHPMALMHGGLANVKVADDEEAKKIRVHLDDAELWRSFHRLTNEMIVTKNGRRMFPVLKISVEGLDPNSMYSIMIDFLPVDSHRWKFVNGEWSRGGKPEPITNSRLYVHPDSPNFGTHWMKNSIVFSKIKLTNKESTSNQVVMLNSLHKYEPRIHVLRVGGKESEKTVSTHSFRETVFIAVTAYQNEEITSLKIKYNPFAKAFLDAKERTEHPYLSKRNDTTYPLPCRCCSAYPPYSRLPSSSEYNHNMHYSPLEPGFHLRSSRTSPYYISSPRGYYMSSQMHRTPYFSHQNASPPPLPHHCAAPLNTHSRHSHLDRAPYCSIPNCACSLTSIYAASRYEDSSRTRNNNRLSPTNTGTSTPSPSCEFAQDNDRSQKEH; this is encoded by the exons ATGGAAACATCAACTTTAGTCCATCAAAACTCACTAGAGAGGTCCGATTTCTCCATGGATTCGATCCTAATGAACAATAACAAACGCAAGAAATTGATAACTGCTGAAGAAGAGATGTGTGCAACAGAGATGCTGACAAAGCACCCAATGGCGTTGATGCATGGTGGTTTGGCGAATGTGAAAGTTGCAGATGACGAAGAAGCTAAGAAGATACGGGTACATTTAGACGATGCCGAATTGTGGCGGAGCTTTCATCGATTGACGAATGAAATGATCGTCACGAAAAACGGGAG GAGAATGTTTCCTGTCTTAAAAATATCAGTGGAAGGATTGGACCCGAATTCAATGTATTCAATTATGATCGATTTTCTGCCAGTGGATAGCCATCGCTGGAAATTTGTAAATGGTGAATGGTCAAGGGGAGGGAAACCCGAACCAATCACTAACAGTCGACTCTATGTTCATCCTGATTCGCCAAATTTTGGGACACACTGGATGAAGAATTCAattgtgttttcaaaaataaaattgacgaacAAGGAAAGCACAAGTAACCAAGTG GTGATGTTGAATTCGCTGCACAAATACGAGCCCAGGATTCACGTGCTACGTGTGGGAGGGAAAGAATCGGAGAAAACAGTCTCCACTCATTCGTTTAGAGAAACTGTTTTCATTGCAGTAACTGCCTACCAAAACGAGGAG ATAACttccttaaaaattaaatacaacCCATTTGCGAAAGCATTTTTGGATGCAAAAGAAAGAACGGAACATCCTTATCTTTCTAAAAGAAACGACACAACTTATCCGCTACCTTGTCGCTGTTGCAGTGCATATCCTCCGTACTCTCGATTACCCAGCTCTTCTGAATATAACCATAATATGCATTACTCACCACTAGAACCTGGATTTCACCTCAGGTCATCGAGAACATCTCCATATTATATTTCGTCACCCCGCGGCTACTACATGTCCAGTCAAATGC ATCGGACGCCGTACTTTTCACACCAAAATGCATCACCGCCACCTTTACCACACCATTGTGCGGCGCCACTAAACACACATTCTCGTCACTCACATTTAGATCGAGCTCCGTATTGCAGCATACCAAACTGTGCATGTTCTTTAACAAGCATCTATGCTGCGTCGCGATACGAAGACAGCAGCAGAACGAGGAATAATAACAGACTAAGTCCTACAAACACGGGCACTTCCACGCCAAGTCCATCTTGTGAGTTTGCACAGGACAATGACAGAAGTCAGAAAGAGCATTAA